A region from the Pseudomonas sp. P8_229 genome encodes:
- a CDS encoding FmdB family zinc ribbon protein, producing MPMYDYQCASCGHQLEAIQKISEAPLVDCPACQAPELKKQLSMPGFRLSGSGWYETDFKTGAKKNLAGGDKSD from the coding sequence ATGCCGATGTACGATTACCAATGTGCTTCCTGTGGTCATCAGTTGGAAGCCATTCAAAAGATCAGCGAGGCACCGCTGGTCGACTGCCCTGCCTGTCAGGCGCCAGAGCTCAAGAAACAGCTGTCCATGCCGGGTTTTCGCCTCAGCGGCAGCGGTTGGTACGAAACCGATTTCAAGACCGGAGCCAAGAAGAATCTGGCCGGTGGCGACAAATCTGACTAG
- a CDS encoding ribbon-helix-helix domain-containing protein produces MVGGDRRSEHIGSQQEMKVDPFVSDFDFELIRPLSRSVRLNGFATCLRLEQVYWNILGAMAEDNGCSVSTLLSHVDRQVHLRHGGVKNFSGLVRVVCVMNGLRATPSAVMP; encoded by the coding sequence ATGGTAGGTGGAGACAGGCGAAGCGAACATATCGGTTCGCAACAGGAGATGAAGGTCGATCCGTTTGTCAGTGATTTCGACTTCGAGCTGATCCGGCCGCTGTCCAGGTCGGTGCGTTTGAATGGTTTTGCGACCTGCCTGAGGCTCGAGCAGGTTTACTGGAACATTCTTGGCGCGATGGCCGAAGACAACGGCTGTTCGGTCAGTACGCTGCTGTCCCATGTGGACCGTCAAGTGCACTTGCGTCATGGCGGGGTGAAAAACTTCAGCGGTCTGGTGCGGGTGGTGTGCGTGATGAATGGCCTGCGCGCTACCCCGTCGGCCGTGATGCCCTGA
- a CDS encoding Dps family protein, with amino-acid sequence MAIDIGISEEDRKSIVEGLSRLLSDTYVLYLKTHNFHWNVTGPMFRTLHLMFEEQYNELALAVDLIAERIRALGFPAPGAYATYARLSSIKEEEGVPSAENMIKQLVEGQEAVTRTARGIFPLLDKVSDEPTADLLTQRMQVHEKTAWMLRALLET; translated from the coding sequence ATGGCAATCGATATCGGTATCAGTGAAGAAGACCGCAAGTCCATCGTCGAGGGGCTGTCGCGGCTGCTGTCGGACACCTACGTGCTGTATCTGAAAACCCATAACTTCCACTGGAACGTCACAGGTCCCATGTTCAGGACCCTGCATCTGATGTTCGAAGAGCAGTACAACGAGCTGGCCCTGGCCGTGGACCTGATCGCGGAGCGCATTCGCGCCCTGGGCTTTCCGGCGCCGGGAGCCTACGCCACCTACGCGCGTCTTTCTTCCATCAAGGAAGAAGAGGGGGTGCCCAGTGCCGAGAACATGATCAAGCAGTTGGTCGAGGGGCAGGAAGCGGTGACGCGCACCGCTCGCGGCATCTTCCCGTTGCTGGACAAGGTCAGTGATGAACCGACGGCCGACCTGCTGACCCAGCGCATGCAGGTGCACGAGAAGACTGCCTGGATGCTGCGCGCGTTGCTGGAGACCTGA
- a CDS encoding cold-shock protein: MLKIVHLLMGAAALLLSFIPSLKSEAVPYLQQPDALYLAFFGLLNLVIAPVIPYWNKGPRQHLQNLVSALLVLTVVLQTLTLIAPMPVIAGQPAVLFSLVIALVAVVLHLAVSFYKSSPAAAPASYDMSNRDTGTVKWFNTSKGFGFISRDSGDDIFVHFRAIRGEGHRVLVEGQRVEFSVMNRDKGLQAEDVIAALPRR, from the coding sequence ATGTTGAAAATCGTCCACCTGCTAATGGGCGCAGCGGCCTTGCTGCTGTCGTTCATACCTAGCTTGAAATCCGAAGCCGTTCCTTACCTGCAACAACCCGATGCACTTTACCTGGCCTTTTTCGGCCTGCTGAACCTGGTCATCGCTCCAGTGATCCCTTACTGGAACAAAGGCCCGCGCCAGCATCTGCAAAACCTGGTCAGCGCTCTTCTCGTGCTGACTGTCGTCCTGCAAACCCTGACCCTGATCGCTCCGATGCCAGTCATCGCCGGTCAACCGGCCGTGTTGTTCAGCCTGGTGATTGCCCTGGTTGCCGTGGTCCTGCACCTGGCCGTCAGCTTTTACAAGTCTTCGCCGGCGGCTGCACCTGCCAGCTATGACATGAGCAACCGCGATACCGGGACCGTCAAGTGGTTCAACACCTCTAAAGGCTTCGGCTTTATTTCCCGGGATTCCGGTGATGATATTTTCGTGCACTTTCGTGCAATCCGTGGCGAAGGCCACCGCGTTCTGGTCGAAGGCCAGCGCGTGGAGTTCTCGGTAATGAACCGTGATAAAGGCCTGCAAGCCGAGGACGTGATCGCCGCCCTGCCGCGTCGCTGA
- a CDS encoding SlyX family protein, with product MSLEARVTDLESRLAFQDDTIQALNDELVAQQRVIERLQLQMAALLKRQEEMVGQFDSFEEEAPPPHY from the coding sequence ATGAGCCTTGAAGCGCGCGTTACCGATCTGGAAAGCCGTCTGGCCTTCCAGGATGACACCATTCAGGCGTTGAACGACGAGCTGGTGGCGCAGCAGCGTGTGATCGAGCGTCTGCAGCTGCAAATGGCGGCACTGCTCAAGCGTCAGGAAGAAATGGTCGGGCAGTTCGACTCATTTGAAGAAGAGGCGCCGCCGCCACACTATTGA
- a CDS encoding HIT domain-containing protein, which translates to MFALDSRLQQDTLTIGDFPLCRLLLSSDANYPWFILVPRRDDISELFQLDVADQQQLWQETTALAELLKDLFDADKLNVATLGNVVSQLHMHVIVRKRDDAAWPAPVWGKHPAKPYSAEQVAAIRERLRLVLTEHFTFLEG; encoded by the coding sequence GTGTTTGCTTTAGATTCACGACTTCAACAGGACACCCTGACCATCGGCGACTTCCCGTTGTGTCGGCTGCTGCTGTCCAGCGATGCCAATTACCCGTGGTTCATCCTGGTGCCACGCCGCGACGATATCAGTGAGTTGTTTCAGTTGGATGTCGCTGACCAGCAGCAGTTGTGGCAGGAAACCACCGCGCTGGCCGAGCTGCTCAAGGACTTGTTCGACGCCGACAAGCTGAACGTCGCGACCCTGGGCAACGTCGTCAGCCAACTGCACATGCATGTGATTGTGCGTAAACGCGATGATGCGGCATGGCCGGCACCGGTCTGGGGCAAGCACCCGGCCAAACCCTACAGCGCAGAGCAGGTAGCAGCCATTCGTGAGCGGCTGCGTCTGGTGCTGACCGAACATTTCACGTTTCTGGAGGGTTGA
- a CDS encoding OprD family porin, producing the protein MRVMKWSTIALAVAAAASTQLATAAPFVSDQAEAKGFVEDAKLTETLKNYYFNRDRKGGSNDQIDWTQGFLGNFSSGYTQGTVGVGVDAFGYLGIKLDGGDGTAGSGNTSVDSQGRVQNNMGKAGAAIKARISKTELKFGEFQPSTSPVFAVGGSRLIPQTATGFQLQSSEVQNLDLEAGHFYSASSQDEMNSDGELHSQYSSTSSNPVTGKTMDFAGGKYGITDNLSVSLYGSKFKDIWNQYYSNVNLTTPISGDTSLNTDFNIYRTTDTGQSKAGDISNTTFSLATALSFLKAHTVTLAFQKVNGDTPFDYVGVGDNNRGGDSIFLANSIQYSDFNGPNEKSAQIRYDLKMAEYGVPGLSFMARYVKGWDIDGTKMDANSPYRSYGYGEDGKHHETNLEAKYVVQTGPAKDLSFRIRQAWHRGNTDQAEGNINEFRLITEYPLNIL; encoded by the coding sequence ATGCGCGTGATGAAGTGGAGCACAATCGCACTGGCCGTTGCAGCAGCAGCCAGCACTCAGTTGGCTACGGCCGCCCCGTTTGTTAGTGACCAGGCAGAAGCCAAAGGCTTTGTTGAAGACGCCAAACTGACCGAAACGTTGAAGAACTACTACTTCAACCGCGACCGGAAAGGCGGTTCCAACGATCAAATAGACTGGACACAGGGTTTCCTGGGCAACTTCAGCTCTGGCTACACCCAAGGTACTGTCGGTGTTGGTGTTGATGCATTCGGTTACCTGGGCATCAAACTGGATGGCGGCGACGGCACCGCCGGTTCGGGCAACACCAGCGTCGACTCCCAGGGCCGCGTCCAGAACAACATGGGCAAAGCCGGTGCAGCGATCAAGGCGCGCATCTCCAAAACCGAGCTGAAATTCGGTGAGTTCCAGCCAAGCACCTCTCCAGTATTCGCTGTCGGCGGCTCGCGTCTGATTCCTCAGACCGCTACCGGCTTCCAACTGCAGAGCAGCGAAGTCCAGAACCTGGACCTGGAAGCAGGTCACTTCTACTCGGCCTCCAGCCAGGACGAGATGAACAGCGACGGTGAACTGCACTCGCAGTACTCGAGCACCTCCAGTAACCCTGTCACTGGCAAGACCATGGACTTCGCCGGCGGCAAGTACGGCATCACCGACAACCTGAGCGTTTCGCTCTACGGTTCGAAGTTCAAGGACATCTGGAACCAGTACTACTCCAACGTGAACCTCACCACTCCGATCAGTGGTGATACTTCGCTCAATACCGACTTCAACATCTACCGCACCACCGACACTGGCCAATCGAAAGCCGGCGACATCAGCAACACCACGTTCTCCCTGGCGACTGCGCTTTCGTTCCTGAAAGCACACACCGTTACTCTGGCCTTCCAGAAGGTCAACGGTGATACGCCATTCGACTACGTCGGTGTGGGTGACAACAACCGTGGCGGCGACTCGATCTTCCTTGCCAACTCCATCCAGTACTCCGACTTCAACGGTCCGAACGAAAAATCTGCGCAGATTCGTTATGACCTGAAAATGGCCGAGTACGGCGTACCGGGTCTGAGCTTCATGGCTCGCTATGTTAAAGGCTGGGACATCGACGGCACCAAAATGGACGCCAACAGCCCATACCGTTCGTACGGTTACGGTGAAGATGGCAAACATCACGAAACCAACCTTGAAGCCAAGTACGTAGTTCAGACCGGCCCGGCCAAAGATCTGTCCTTCCGTATCCGTCAGGCATGGCACCGTGGCAACACCGACCAGGCTGAAGGCAATATCAACGAGTTCCGTCTGATCACCGAGTACCCACTGAACATCTTGTAA
- a CDS encoding mechanosensitive ion channel family protein, whose protein sequence is MDLNAEVDNLVKASQAWIPMIMEYGSRVLLAVITLAIGWWLINKVTQKLGGLLALRNADLALQGFISSLANIILKVLLIVSVASMIGVETTSFVAAIGAAGLAIGLALQGSLANFAGGVLILLFRPFRIGDWIEAQGVAGTVDSIQIFHTVLRTGDNKTIIVPNGNLSNGIITNTNRQPTRKVVFDVGVDYEADLQKARQVLLDLAKDDRVMQDPAPQAVISTLGDSSITVSLRVWVKTADYWDVMFMFNEQSRDRLKTAGIDIPFPQRVIRVVQESATQ, encoded by the coding sequence ATGGATTTGAACGCTGAAGTAGACAACCTGGTCAAGGCATCCCAGGCGTGGATTCCGATGATCATGGAGTACGGCAGCCGCGTGCTGCTGGCAGTGATTACACTGGCGATCGGCTGGTGGCTGATCAACAAGGTCACGCAAAAGCTCGGCGGCCTGCTGGCTCTGCGCAACGCCGATCTGGCGCTGCAAGGCTTCATCAGCAGCCTGGCGAACATCATTCTCAAGGTGTTGCTGATCGTCAGTGTGGCCTCGATGATCGGTGTCGAAACCACCTCGTTCGTTGCCGCGATCGGTGCGGCCGGCCTGGCTATCGGTCTGGCGTTGCAAGGCAGCCTGGCGAACTTCGCCGGTGGCGTGCTGATTCTGCTGTTCCGTCCGTTCCGTATCGGTGACTGGATCGAAGCGCAAGGCGTGGCGGGTACTGTCGACAGCATCCAGATTTTCCACACTGTGCTGCGTACTGGCGACAACAAAACCATCATCGTACCGAACGGTAACCTGTCCAACGGCATCATCACCAACACCAATCGTCAGCCAACCCGCAAGGTGGTTTTCGATGTGGGTGTCGATTACGAGGCCGATCTGCAAAAGGCCCGACAGGTGTTGCTGGATCTGGCCAAGGATGACCGTGTCATGCAGGACCCTGCACCACAGGCGGTGATTTCGACTCTCGGTGACAGTTCGATCACTGTTTCCCTGCGTGTCTGGGTTAAAACCGCAGACTACTGGGATGTGATGTTCATGTTTAACGAACAGTCGCGTGATCGTTTAAAGACTGCCGGTATTGATATCCCGTTTCCACAGCGTGTGATTCGTGTGGTTCAGGAATCGGCAACACAATGA
- a CDS encoding YajQ family cyclic di-GMP-binding protein, producing MPSFDVVSELDKHELTNAVENAVKELDRRYDLKGKGSFEFKEKDLTVNLTAEAGFQLEAMIEILKLALTKRKIDVQCLEVKDAYASGKLMKQDAILKEGIDKELAKKIVAHIKDAKLKVQAAIQGEQVRVTGKKRDDLQEAIAALRAKEFGMPLQFNNFRD from the coding sequence ATGCCGTCGTTCGACGTGGTATCCGAACTGGACAAACACGAACTCACCAACGCGGTCGAGAACGCCGTGAAGGAACTCGATCGTCGTTATGACCTGAAAGGCAAAGGCAGCTTCGAGTTCAAGGAAAAGGACCTGACCGTCAACCTGACCGCTGAAGCCGGGTTCCAGCTGGAAGCGATGATCGAGATCCTGAAGCTGGCCCTGACCAAGCGCAAGATCGATGTGCAGTGCCTTGAAGTAAAAGACGCTTACGCCTCGGGCAAGCTGATGAAACAGGACGCGATCCTCAAGGAAGGCATCGACAAGGAGCTGGCGAAGAAAATCGTCGCTCACATCAAGGACGCCAAGCTCAAGGTGCAGGCCGCCATTCAGGGCGAGCAGGTACGTGTGACCGGCAAGAAGCGCGATGACCTGCAGGAAGCCATTGCTGCACTGCGTGCCAAAGAGTTCGGCATGCCACTGCAATTCAACAACTTCCGCGACTAA
- a CDS encoding putative 2-dehydropantoate 2-reductase — translation MSTPWHVLGAGSLGTLWATRLARAGLSVRLIVRDAERLRGYQAAGGLTLVEHGAANTYAVPAQTADDAEPIRRLLVACKAYDAESAVARLAPRLTADAELILLQNGLGSQDAVAALVPQARCISASSTEGAFRDGDWRVVFAGHGFTWLGDAGHPVAPIWLDDLQAAKIPHEWSTDILTRLWRKLALNCAINPLTVLHDCRNGGLEQHQCEVATLCSELAELLERCGQPAAAVNLQQEVERVIHATAANYSSMYQDVANQRRTEISYLLGHACKAATRHQLNLPHLKQLQQRLVSHLHSLGLPSD, via the coding sequence ATGTCCACCCCCTGGCACGTTCTCGGCGCCGGCAGTCTCGGCACCCTGTGGGCCACGCGTCTGGCCCGGGCCGGGCTGTCGGTGCGTCTGATCGTGCGTGATGCCGAGCGCTTGCGCGGCTATCAGGCGGCCGGTGGCCTGACGCTCGTCGAACACGGCGCAGCCAACACCTACGCCGTCCCCGCGCAAACGGCGGACGATGCAGAACCGATCCGCCGACTGCTGGTCGCCTGCAAAGCCTATGACGCCGAAAGCGCCGTCGCCCGCCTCGCCCCGCGCCTGACAGCGGATGCCGAGCTGATCCTGCTGCAGAACGGCCTCGGCAGTCAGGACGCCGTCGCGGCGCTCGTTCCGCAGGCGCGCTGCATCAGCGCCTCCAGCACCGAAGGCGCCTTCCGCGACGGCGACTGGCGCGTGGTGTTTGCCGGCCATGGTTTTACCTGGCTGGGCGATGCCGGACACCCGGTGGCGCCAATCTGGCTGGATGATCTGCAAGCGGCGAAAATCCCCCACGAATGGAGCACCGACATCCTCACCCGGCTGTGGCGAAAACTGGCGCTCAATTGCGCGATCAATCCGCTGACCGTGCTCCACGATTGCCGTAACGGCGGGCTTGAGCAGCATCAATGCGAAGTCGCCACACTGTGCAGTGAACTGGCCGAGCTGCTGGAGCGTTGCGGCCAACCGGCAGCCGCCGTCAATCTGCAACAGGAAGTCGAGCGGGTGATCCACGCCACGGCGGCCAATTACTCCTCGATGTACCAAGACGTAGCGAACCAGCGCCGCACCGAAATCAGCTACTTGCTGGGCCACGCCTGCAAAGCCGCCACGCGCCATCAACTGAACCTGCCACACCTCAAGCAATTGCAGCAGCGTCTGGTCAGCCATCTGCACAGCCTTGGATTGCCCAGCGACTGA
- a CDS encoding ATP-binding protein has protein sequence MPLRQRLENLPVGQKLLAALLVLLTTVLLVANLTFISAAYYISQESMAPQALQTIGRLISNPSLVAQALESPQSAERLLKELDSYSPLRAAALYDGKGDRIAQVQRGDKLNLPERYRHVEAWQLTEFRSNQLITLPRPGTEPGHLLLVASSELPMAFYTGTLTASLGILIFSVLLWLVIARQIKRLITRPIHELEELSRQVTREENYALRASRGNHDEIGSLAEAFNTMLSRIEAREQQLKRARDDSQAAYDQAQGLAEETRHTNRKLELEVQVRSKIEKKLTGFQNYLNSIIDSMPSALIALDEQLYVTQWNQEASALSGTRLDEALNQPIFLAFEPLKPFLPQLKQTVEEHTVAKIERVTWFKDDEPKHYALTFYPLMGGAGRGVVIRIDDITQRLSLEEMMVQSEKMLSVGGLAAGMAHEINNPLGAILHNVQNIRRRLSPDLPKNLETAEQLGIELDTVNLYLQNREVPKLLDGIQQAGARAAKIVTHMLSFSRRSTRQMAPCDLPALIDQAVEIAGNDFDLAIGFDFKGQAIIRQFDPALGPVPGTANELEQVLLNLLKNAAQAIHQRADDSEPGRIILRTKLNPPWAEIQVEDNGIGMSENVRKRTFEPFFTTKEIGQGTGLGLSVSYFIITNNHKGQMEVQSAPGQGTCFTLRLPLTQPAAIAAETNQLPR, from the coding sequence ATGCCATTGCGCCAGCGCCTTGAAAACCTGCCGGTCGGCCAAAAACTGCTGGCCGCCCTGCTGGTGTTGTTGACCACCGTTCTGCTGGTCGCCAACCTGACCTTTATCAGCGCCGCCTATTACATCTCCCAGGAAAGCATGGCGCCGCAGGCCCTGCAGACCATCGGCCGGCTGATATCCAACCCCAGCCTGGTTGCACAGGCCCTGGAGTCACCGCAAAGCGCCGAACGCCTGCTCAAGGAACTCGACAGCTACTCGCCGCTGCGCGCGGCGGCGCTGTACGACGGCAAGGGTGACCGGATCGCCCAGGTGCAGCGTGGCGACAAGCTCAATCTGCCGGAGCGCTATCGGCACGTCGAAGCCTGGCAGCTCACCGAGTTTCGCAGCAATCAACTGATCACCCTGCCCCGTCCGGGGACTGAGCCTGGGCATCTGCTGCTGGTGGCCAGCAGTGAGCTGCCGATGGCGTTCTACACCGGCACGCTGACCGCCAGCCTCGGCATCCTGATTTTCAGTGTGCTGCTGTGGCTGGTGATTGCCCGACAGATCAAACGCCTGATCACCCGCCCGATCCATGAACTGGAAGAACTCTCGCGTCAGGTCACTCGCGAAGAGAATTACGCCCTGCGCGCCTCGCGCGGCAACCACGATGAAATCGGCAGCCTCGCCGAAGCGTTCAACACCATGCTGTCGCGCATCGAAGCCCGCGAACAGCAACTCAAACGCGCCCGTGACGACTCGCAAGCCGCCTACGATCAGGCTCAGGGTCTGGCCGAAGAAACCCGCCACACCAACCGCAAGCTGGAACTGGAAGTCCAGGTGCGCAGCAAGATCGAGAAGAAGCTCACCGGGTTTCAGAACTACCTCAACAGCATCATCGACTCCATGCCCTCGGCGTTGATCGCCCTCGACGAACAGCTCTACGTGACCCAGTGGAACCAGGAAGCCAGCGCTCTCTCCGGCACGCGCCTGGATGAAGCACTGAACCAGCCGATCTTCCTCGCCTTCGAGCCGCTCAAGCCGTTCCTGCCGCAACTCAAGCAGACCGTGGAAGAACACACGGTGGCGAAAATCGAGCGGGTGACCTGGTTCAAGGATGACGAACCCAAGCATTACGCCCTGACCTTTTATCCGCTGATGGGCGGCGCCGGGCGTGGTGTGGTAATCCGCATCGACGACATCACCCAGCGCTTGTCACTGGAAGAAATGATGGTGCAATCGGAAAAGATGCTCTCGGTGGGCGGCCTTGCCGCCGGCATGGCCCATGAGATCAACAACCCGCTGGGTGCGATCCTGCACAACGTGCAGAACATTCGCCGACGGCTGTCGCCGGACCTGCCGAAAAACCTCGAAACCGCCGAACAACTCGGCATCGAACTGGACACGGTCAACCTGTACCTGCAAAACCGCGAAGTGCCGAAACTGCTCGACGGCATTCAGCAGGCCGGGGCCCGGGCGGCAAAAATCGTCACCCACATGCTCAGCTTCAGCCGGCGCAGCACCCGGCAAATGGCACCGTGCGATCTGCCGGCGCTGATTGATCAGGCAGTGGAAATTGCCGGCAACGACTTCGATCTGGCGATCGGTTTCGACTTCAAGGGCCAGGCGATCATCCGTCAGTTCGACCCGGCGCTTGGCCCGGTGCCGGGCACCGCCAACGAACTGGAGCAAGTGTTGCTCAATCTGCTGAAAAACGCTGCGCAAGCCATTCACCAGCGCGCAGACGACAGCGAGCCGGGGCGAATCATTCTGCGCACCAAGCTGAACCCGCCATGGGCCGAGATTCAGGTCGAGGACAACGGCATCGGTATGAGCGAGAACGTGCGCAAACGCACCTTCGAACCGTTCTTCACCACCAAGGAAATCGGTCAGGGCACAGGGCTGGGGCTGTCGGTGTCGTACTTCATCATCACCAACAACCACAAAGGGCAGATGGAAGTGCAATCCGCGCCGGGCCAGGGCACCTGCTTCACCTTGCGCCTGCCACTGACCCAACCGGCGGCCATCGCCGCCGAAACCAATCAACTACCGAGGTAA
- a CDS encoding cob(I)yrinic acid a,c-diamide adenosyltransferase, protein MGFRLSKIYTRTGDKGETGLGDGRRVPKDHPRIEAIGEVDTLNSQIGVLLAGLLAKREAFAGLNELIEVLAPCQHRLFDLGGELAMPEYQALNTAEIERLEAAIDVWNEELGSLENFILPGGSMLIAQAHVCRSLARSAERRCQHLNAIEPLAGVGLAYINRLSDLLFVAARLIARRQGIAEILWQPAAKPLDK, encoded by the coding sequence ATGGGCTTTCGCTTGTCGAAAATTTACACCCGCACTGGCGACAAAGGCGAAACCGGCCTGGGCGATGGCCGTCGCGTGCCCAAGGACCACCCGCGAATCGAAGCCATTGGCGAAGTCGATACGCTGAACAGTCAGATCGGTGTGCTGCTGGCCGGTTTACTCGCCAAGCGTGAGGCATTTGCGGGGTTGAATGAGCTGATCGAAGTGCTCGCCCCCTGCCAGCATCGCTTGTTCGATCTGGGCGGTGAGCTGGCAATGCCGGAATATCAGGCGCTGAACACGGCGGAAATCGAACGCCTGGAAGCAGCGATCGATGTGTGGAACGAGGAATTGGGATCGTTGGAGAATTTCATTCTGCCCGGCGGCTCGATGCTGATCGCCCAGGCCCATGTGTGTCGCAGCCTGGCGCGCAGTGCCGAACGGCGTTGTCAGCATCTGAACGCGATAGAGCCGTTGGCCGGGGTTGGCCTGGCGTATATCAATCGGTTGTCGGATTTGCTGTTTGTGGCGGCGCGGTTGATTGCGCGGCGCCAGGGGATTGCGGAGATTTTGTGGCAGCCGGCGGCCAAACCTTTAGATAAGTAG
- a CDS encoding Nudix family hydrolase, with product MKRVHVAAAVIRDDSGKILIARRADTQHQGGLWEFPGGKVEADESVECALARELQEELGIVVGAARPLIKVRHDYPDKQVLLDVWEVSSFSGEPHGAEGQPLAWVTAKELANYEFPAANQPIVAAARLPGEYLITPEDLEAPALLRGIQKAIAGGIKLIQLRAPNGYDPKYRDLAVDAAGLCAGKAQLMIKGPFEWLGDFPSAGWHITAAQLRKYAAAGRPLPAERWLAASCHNAEELALAEQMGVDFVTLSPVQPTLTHPDAQPLGWEQAQVLIEGFSKPVFLLGGVGPAEREKAWSVGAQGVAGIRAFWPEA from the coding sequence GTGAAACGCGTACACGTCGCCGCCGCCGTCATTCGTGACGACAGTGGCAAGATCCTGATTGCCCGCCGTGCCGACACTCAGCATCAGGGTGGTCTGTGGGAATTTCCCGGCGGCAAGGTCGAGGCTGACGAATCCGTCGAGTGCGCGCTGGCTCGCGAGCTTCAGGAAGAGTTGGGCATCGTCGTCGGTGCTGCTCGTCCGCTGATCAAGGTTCGCCATGACTACCCGGACAAGCAGGTGTTGCTGGATGTCTGGGAAGTCTCGAGCTTCAGCGGTGAACCGCACGGTGCCGAAGGTCAGCCACTGGCCTGGGTGACCGCGAAGGAGTTGGCGAACTATGAGTTCCCGGCTGCCAACCAGCCGATCGTTGCGGCGGCGCGCTTGCCCGGCGAATACCTGATCACCCCGGAAGATCTGGAGGCACCGGCCCTGCTGCGTGGCATCCAGAAGGCGATCGCCGGCGGGATCAAACTGATCCAGCTGCGTGCGCCGAACGGCTATGACCCCAAATACCGCGATCTGGCGGTGGATGCGGCCGGTCTGTGCGCCGGCAAGGCGCAGTTGATGATCAAGGGACCGTTCGAATGGCTCGGCGATTTCCCGTCTGCCGGTTGGCACATCACCGCCGCGCAATTGCGTAAATACGCAGCGGCGGGGCGGCCTTTGCCGGCGGAGCGCTGGCTCGCGGCGTCGTGCCATAACGCCGAAGAACTGGCGCTGGCTGAGCAGATGGGCGTGGATTTCGTCACCCTGTCGCCGGTGCAGCCGACCTTGACCCATCCGGATGCGCAGCCGTTGGGCTGGGAGCAGGCTCAGGTGTTGATCGAGGGCTTCAGCAAGCCGGTGTTTCTGCTTGGCGGGGTAGGGCCGGCGGAGCGCGAGAAGGCGTGGAGTGTTGGGGCTCAGGGTGTGGCGGGGATTCGGGCGTTCTGGCCAGAAGCTTGA
- a CDS encoding glutathione S-transferase family protein, whose amino-acid sequence MSLHLIIGDKLLSSWSLRAALAVELTGAPYTEELIKLGKPDTRERLLKHSPTAKVPLLQTSRGTIADSLAIAEYLAEQFPSEQLWPTDLFARAQARSACAQMHSGFFAMRNHMSFNLSHDAPLNPVPPEVKVDIERMLALWAECRAAATEPGPYLFGRVSLADAFFAPIAVRLRTYQVQLPAIDQAYVETVYQWPAFKAWQKAGLEELNP is encoded by the coding sequence ATGTCCCTGCACCTGATCATCGGCGACAAACTGCTTTCCTCCTGGTCTCTGCGTGCCGCACTGGCCGTTGAGCTGACCGGCGCACCCTATACCGAAGAACTGATCAAGCTCGGCAAGCCCGACACTCGTGAGCGGTTGCTCAAGCATTCGCCGACCGCCAAGGTGCCGCTGCTGCAAACCTCTCGTGGCACGATTGCCGACTCTCTGGCGATTGCCGAATACCTGGCTGAGCAGTTCCCGTCCGAACAACTCTGGCCGACCGACCTTTTCGCCCGTGCCCAGGCCCGATCCGCCTGCGCGCAAATGCACAGTGGCTTTTTCGCCATGCGCAATCATATGTCGTTCAACCTGAGCCACGACGCACCGCTCAACCCGGTGCCGCCGGAGGTCAAGGTCGATATCGAGCGCATGCTCGCGCTGTGGGCTGAATGCCGTGCCGCTGCGACTGAGCCGGGGCCCTATCTGTTTGGCCGCGTGAGCCTGGCCGATGCGTTCTTCGCACCGATTGCCGTGCGTCTGCGTACCTATCAGGTGCAGCTGCCAGCCATCGATCAAGCTTATGTTGAAACCGTCTACCAATGGCCCGCCTTCAAGGCGTGGCAAAAGGCTGGACTGGAGGAGTTGAACCCGTGA